The Sorex araneus isolate mSorAra2 chromosome 9, mSorAra2.pri, whole genome shotgun sequence genomic interval ccgttttcctagaggtggcatctcatgaactagacgtagaagttcacttccccaaaaataaaactgtaccagcctgaatttttgaataatcttctttggaaatagcatatcaccacaggttctgataaaaaacttgagattcagttgtccagactgagttcctgactgatggtctttggaattaagactagaaactagacaaggctttctccacctctgacctgactgaggcctctcagggtagctgagcccttttatacaaagttctgcttggtttgccagtgcaaattcaccaatagacacaactctttgattccaaatttccttacttttatcctggctcaaaacctgatgcccattaggtacagaactcagctctgcATATCCCATACgcgggatagcttcctgttccctgcaCTCAGCTGCTTGTCgctgagattctagatgcactccatgagtggagtcagagattggcgacgcctttaccttcactgttaggaaatcctccagacaaccatgaaaacctgatgtgctgcttgcaaggttcacttgagcaagctccctttctacctgggggctcaaatcttgtccctttacaccagaatttaatatgtcgggactctgagtggggcaaatggtaactgtatcaggacagggaatatccaacacattgctccctgcagtggctggttgtagtgaatctattgactggagctctgaagctccacactggggagaagggctgcagctgggaacatcccctggttttgcggggcctggggctggccccgaatcAAGTTTCCCGGcttggccttctggcggcactctgatgcCCAGTGGAAGCCCTGTTTGCACTCAGGGCAAAGAGTTTTAGGCCTGGGCtgtgattttttattgggacagttttttaaaaaatgtccaggctgctgacagccaaagcacagcctgTCCTGGCTGTTCACTGGTTGAATGGCAAACTGTTTGAAGGCcgcccctatagcaagccctattttttgggcGGTGGGATCGACATCGGAGCATAGCCGGATGTATTCTGaaagggtcttcccacgcttatgggggcgaagtgcggcctggcaggtggggttagcattctcataggccaggtggcggatcagctcattatctgtctcttcgcttcccataagtttttcagctgcctctGTGAGGCGcccaatgaaatcactatagggctcactAGCTCCCTGATGAACCTTGGCTAGGGATGTTACgactgaccctttagagggaagtctcctccaggcccggagggcagcggtTTGTATCtgagcaagtagccctgggggaaattgagcctgcacctcgtTAGAATCAAATGGTTcttgaccctgaaatttagcaaagacccaggatgaggaagagcctcctgccgagACATTGCTGCGCGCCATATCTTGGCATTGATcagaataatctgctttccacaagagatagtctcctctactgaggacagccttagcgactgagaaccagtcgtttggcgtgagccatccctcactaagggagtccaaaaggccaagcgtaaaggGAGCAGTAGGGCCGCAAGAAgaaacagcagcctttaaatctttcaggtccccaAATTTTAATCTACTATAGCTTTGGCGGGTTGGTGCCTGAGGAATTACGTCCTTAGGGGGATTTTCCTCTCCAGTGTGTGCCCCTTCTTCAGGCAGATCGGCCTCCTccgcttctctatctgaggaatcatcatcgGGTGGAGCCGTGGCGGAGGTGGGGTaattgggggcccgagaatgggacctggtaactggaaaAGCAGCCACGGGTTTTAACGCTGAAGTGtggcggggtgaaggagagaccgagcttttcttactaggtcCTTGAGAGGGGGCAGAAGGCTGCTGGGCACTTACTAGTTCtttatccagctgccttatttgagtcaaaaggtggacatattcctgcttctgttggaggACTGCGCGTAAGGCAGCAGTGTCCCGGGTGAGCTGGCGGACTGCCTCACTGGTATTATgtggggaattaaaaaaggcagtggcatgggacaggtaagggggtggctgtttttCCAACgagggccaaggggctgagggctgattcCTCGCTACCTCATCTTCCTGGATAGCCCCGTCCTCTGGGGGTAAGGATTCGGGTTCGGGAGGAGAAGGATCAGGAATATcaaaaatcacaggataaagtttTGGAGGTGCCTCCGctcgggagggctcaggtagggggGCAGAATGGTCAGAGTATAcattagtagaatttgaggagtcagccttcTGCATGGAGGGGACCTCATCCCCACAAACTAAGGGAGCCTTGaaattcttatactttttccttAGAAAGGTCTTGGATTCAGAAACCAGGTGCTGATTCTCCGGCTGTCTTTTTTGCGGcttaagagtctcatttattaagttccaataaaaAAAAGCGGAAGTAGGGACTTTCTCAGGACCAAACCGTTTATAATAATCttccatacaatcacctactctggcccatttatttttactaatagtcccctcctgagggaacccggggcaaatatcttttataaagagaaaaaattgcactaggtcttttttccttacttttactccacggtctTTAAGGGAGTCTTTCAGGCTATTGATAAAGAGCTCCTGTTTAGAAGGTTTTTGTCCCATAATTCTAGGGAGTAAAAGGGCGGAATTGGAAAAGGCACCGTTCAAAAATGGAAATAGCAGCTAGGATAAAGATAGCTAGAATAAAGATGCAACAAACGGGGAATTCCCAAGGGTGAACACAGGtgaaggaaacagaggataagcagacaataaagcaagaagagaaaagaaagggtcactggtaggctgtttctgccaactcgacagaaatgaaaacacaggacaaaggggttcaagccttccgCCAGTaactgcttcactggtaggctgtttctgccaactcgacagaaatgaaaacacaggacaaagggattcgaccttccaccagtgactgtctacactgggaggtagtttctgccaactcgacagaaatgaaaacacaggacaaagggattcgacctcccaccagtgactgtctacactgggaggtagtttctgccaactcgaccgaaatgaaaacacaaaagacacaagaacaAACCACTCaaatgcatgtctggccggtgaggaacttagccatagtggatcagcctgagaggtgacttgcggccggtgtctaaactagcaccaccctagaccatatgttcctcgtggaatcccAGACAGCCcactcggactccgtaaccttaaagggatcttaaggatgccaagtcgtggagccacagactcagtacaaggacgaggacgtccaagactgcacaatcactcacacatacacacaagacaagggaattcaagcctttccgccagtgaccgtctcgtcctcaacacgagactgtattcaagcccggtcccataccagggtgtgcgccaagagagaggcgaccctcagagacactcacttttccgtgaattcgtcggccgacgtgaacttgaccgggcgttcggtggtcccctcgtgccccacgctgggcgccagatgtggggtcccatcctgtcccgcagggaggacccctcgtggggctaaggaggggacgtaaccgaatgaacagacacagagccagaaggaggaggagagagagagagagaagtttattcacagcagttacaatacttatacctcttggtgggaggggggtggtatgcatgcttagacccccataggaacagtagtagaatgttgatcaggcatggcctttggctagtgagacaaatggtgaaatgataagatcacaggaatcccaagcagcctccggttgactagacgataagagccggactctgtaagatggctccctacactaAACGATACCACCggtggggcccctgagcccccctgcGCCAGGCAgggagcacccccctccccaccagggtACCCGCTCTGGACGTGGGCTCCACTCTGCAGGCTTCTGGTCACCTGTCTGTGCTAGGGGGCCCAGGGCCCTCGGGGCGGGCAGGCCCTCGCTTCGCTTCAGTGACCAGGGCCTCTGTGCCCACCTGCCCCCCGACCAGCAGTGACACGGCGCCCTCTACGCGACCGGTGGCTGCCAGGGCCACCACAGCCTGCTCCGTGGGGAAGCCCATGTGCTCCAGCTGCTGCAGTCTGGGGGAGGAGAGCCGGGAGGTCAGGGctacctccagcccctccccaggggtGCCCCGTGCCGGCCCCTCCCCGGCTCCTTACCGCAGGGAGGAGACAGATGACTTGGGCAGCCAGAACGGGCTCTCGGGCCCCGGGGGTGGCGCTTCCAGCAGGGAGGCCTGGATCCCTTCCTGAAGCATCTGCTCATCCAGGGTGGCCCAGAGTGGACTCCCCGCCCAGGCCAGGCCCTCCGAAGGGTCCCCCCAGGTGGGCTGCACCGGCCGCAGCCCTGGAGGAAACGGGGCTGAGACTCCACTGTGGGGCCGGAAGCTCGGGGAAGGTGGTTCGGGGGACTGAGGCCTGCAGGGGCAGAAGTAGAGGGGGCCTGACCGCCTGCCACGGTCACACATCCCCTGGCCAGGGCCAGTGTCCCCACGGGGGCATCCTCACCTCACTCTGGTGGGATGGGTGACCGGCAGCTCTGCCAGGGTGCCAGGGGTGGGAAGGAGTCGGAGGGGCCAGCAGCCCGCCAGCGTCTTGCACACGACACCCTCCTGCAGCGCCTGCAGCCGCCACTCGGAGAGCTCCAGCCACTGGAAGGCCCCAGCGGCGTCTGGCTGCCCAGGCAGGGCAGCTGGTCAAGGAAAGGCACGGCCAGCTAGAGGCGAGTGGGtcagccaggccctgggctcccaCAGGGCATCATTCAGAGAGAAAACGGGGCCTGCGTGAGACTCCAGGCCCAAAGctaccacccccacctctgaGTGCCCTCAGCCAGTACGAGGATTGGAGCTAGTGCCCGGTCCTACACAAGCCAGGGGCCAGTAGGGCCCAGTTCTCTCCCCAGGCACTGATCATCTTTGCAGCAAGAGCCACTCCAGACCCCTGGGGCAATCCAGCGCCCAGGATGCCCCAGCTTTCCTCTTGCCTTAGCCATGGCACTTCCTGTACCTTCTGCCCACCCCCCTCTTTTTCCCTTCCCCACCTGAATCGCTTATCCCCGTGTTATCTGCCAGGACACCGAGCTCCGGTGGGAAGGGTCCAAGTGAGGTGCCTCCTTGAGCCCCACGGTCCCCTTTAGATTGATTGGCaccacaggggccggagcggtagtatagagggcagggtgcttgccttgcatgtggccgaccagcagccttatggtccccggagcactgccaggagtgattcctgagtgcagagccctgagtatcgccagctgtggcccccaaactcaaacAACTTGATTGGCATCTTCACCTGATAAGCAgaccgcccacccccaccctactctGTCCCACCGGAGCCTGGCAAAGGTGCCCGGGCCAGAGAATTCACCCAGCCAGCAAAGGATACAGGCCAGGCCGGCGACGAGGCCACAGAGGAGCTGCAGGAAGGGTGGCTCCGAGCTGAGCAGCGGCgtgaggagcagcagcagccaggGCAGCAGGTACGGGGGCAGAGCCCCGTGCGGCCGTCTAGGGCGGGTGCCCTGCCCAGCTAGCATGGCCAGGTGGACAGGCATGTAGCCGCAGCCCCCGGCTGCGCTGGACACCCCCAGGCCCGCCAGCAGCACGGCCAGCAGCCCAGCGGCCAGGGACAGCAGGGCAGAGGCGTGCAGGAAGCGCAGCGTGCCCAGGTGGTGCTCCTGCCGCCAGCCCAGCGTGGGCACGAGCAGCAGGCTCAGGAGCAGTCCCGGGAGAGCCGTGTGACCCAGGGCGTGGGTCAGCAGCCTGTGAACTGGGAAAGAGAAACGCTGGATGTGCCGGGGCCATGCTGGGAGGCCCACCCTgcaggcccccccccacccagtcatCCTTCCCTAAACTACCCCCTGCCAGAACTGGGTTCACTAGTGCACGGGTCCCCAGCGGTGCTCCCCTGCTCTGTGAAAACAGGAAGCCTGACCCACCACTCAATCTTCCCCAGAACCAACTCTAAAGCACTCATGGGGCCCCAcacccggtgggggggggggcactgagaCCACCTCCTCCCGGCAGGCAGTGGGGCCTCAATCAGTCACACAGTCACTTCACCTTTGTGCATCAAAGGGATCCCCAATTTAAACGGGAGTTGCTCTTTTGATTGGCTGACAGATGTTCCGGCTGGGCTGGGCTCATTCAAACCCGAGCCTCTCCCTGCACTTCACCGGACTGAAAGACTTCCGCCTCGCAGGCTCCGCCCCCGCTGCTGGCCCCTCCCCCTTATCCTCTGCCCTCCCTTCTTGGCTGTGCGTGCACCGCCCAGCCAACCTTCCCCAGGGCACCGGGTCCATCCCTGCTGAATACCACTCCTGCCTACTGTTCTCCGACGCCCCCCCCCAGCCAGGCGCCTGCCCACACCCAGGCCCAGGTGGCGGACCCACACCTTGCCAGGGGTTCAGCAGCAGCTCTGGAGCTAGGGCGAGGCTAGGgccagctcccagcagccagagGCTACTCATCAGCAGCATCAGGACTGAGGATGCCAGGGGCAGTGCCGGGGACAGCAGGCCTGCGGGGCCTCTGCTGTGCATAGCTTGGCTGGAGAAGTTGTTCAAGGGAGGTCTTGGGGTTGTGTGCTAGGggtaaagggaaagaaaacacaagttatattgcagggttttttttttaaatctcacttCCTGTTGAAATGTGCTCGACCAAcagctccattttatttttaaattttttggctttggggccacacccagctcagaCTACTTCCAGCTccattctgggggtggggagagagtcaCTCCCAACCCTGCTTAGAGACTGTGGGGGTGCTTGTGGGGGTGCTCAGAGAGAAACTCgccctcctgtatgcaaagcaggtgctcagtcTGTTAAAATCTCTCCATctcatctccctggctcctgggcAGAAGTAGAACCAGGAGGCAGAGACGTGTCCCTGTGCCGGGCAGCTGGGTCAGAGAGTTCACCGGAGCCTTCCTCCTACCTTTGAATAAGCAGCTGAGGGGCTTGGGCTG includes:
- the RHBDD3 gene encoding rhomboid domain-containing protein 3, with translation MKSAQWDACLQGVWHTTPRPPLNNFSSQAMHSRGPAGLLSPALPLASSVLMLLMSSLWLLGAGPSLALAPELLLNPWQVHRLLTHALGHTALPGLLLSLLLVPTLGWRQEHHLGTLRFLHASALLSLAAGLLAVLLAGLGVSSAAGGCGYMPVHLAMLAGQGTRPRRPHGALPPYLLPWLLLLLTPLLSSEPPFLQLLCGLVAGLAYAAGAFQWLELSEWRLQALQEGVVCKTLAGCWPLRLLPTPGTLAELPVTHPTRVRPQSPEPPSPSFRPHSGVSAPFPPGLRPVQPTWGDPSEGLAWAGSPLWATLDEQMLQEGIQASLLEAPPPGPESPFWLPKSSVSSLRLQQLEHMGFPTEQAVVALAATGRVEGAVSLLVGGQVGTEALVTEAKRGPARPEGPGPPSTDR